A window of the Isosphaera pallida ATCC 43644 genome harbors these coding sequences:
- a CDS encoding sulfatase family protein, translating into MPGPCDSGSTRSIWLRFAAFSSLVVGLIGVGQVHGAGPVAPSRPASEPSQRPHVLWISLEDISPDLGCYGDPYAITPLFDQLARRGVRYTQAFAHAPVCAPARHGIITGRFPTSNGGHQMRCQSIPPASVRCLSEHLRAQGYFTTNNSKTDYQFQPPVTAWDQNSNQAHWRGRREGQPFFAVFNFTNTHESQARNPSEETQRLVAALPTDKRHDPAKAILPPYYPDTPVVRRNWANYYDTITAVEAKIQAILDELEADGLTEETIIWIWSDHGRGLPRGKRWLYDSGLRVPLIVIVPEKWRTYAFGARAAQLAPGTTCDDLVSFLDFAPTMVSLCGGPMPESFQGRAFLGPQATTPPRAFIYAARDRMDERLDMSRAVSDGRYKYIRNFLPDVPQGQILGYMELMPIMREWRRLGAQGGLNPVQATFLTAPKPVEELYDTQTDPHEIRNLAADPAQRQRREQMRAELRRWMLETRDLGIIPEPILNARQRPGDQIEPTRPPQLISIIKQEDVNAGKHRLTYGLASPTEGGSIAYRVVETVGHAEAPKSDDWSLAVRDPNPIVTFHGEHVFLHRATVEPGQTIEAKAIRIGFTESPVVRFEPDSDLATQTPILHPDRRGADVVTANDDFEGWLDLLDRLTLAPPEEARAARVEALESADPVRRWWAARAERFEPIDEACAEALIARTRPLITRLEHEQDLAVRIQLAWSLGRLSAALPEDGPERRSLERRCFEELKAILDDPEALASHKHHVLLAFDDLGDLARPLIGRLETISREGTEYPKRVAQSLLTRLTGATFPD; encoded by the coding sequence ATGCCCGGCCCATGCGACTCTGGCTCGACGCGCTCGATCTGGTTGAGGTTTGCTGCGTTTTCATCCCTGGTGGTTGGACTGATTGGCGTGGGACAAGTCCACGGCGCGGGTCCGGTTGCGCCGAGCCGGCCCGCATCCGAACCATCCCAAAGGCCTCATGTGCTTTGGATCAGTTTGGAGGACATCAGCCCCGATCTAGGTTGCTACGGCGACCCTTACGCCATCACTCCGCTCTTTGACCAGCTGGCCCGACGGGGCGTGCGCTACACTCAGGCGTTTGCGCACGCCCCGGTCTGCGCTCCGGCGCGTCACGGGATCATCACTGGACGTTTCCCGACCTCCAACGGCGGTCATCAGATGCGCTGCCAGTCAATCCCGCCGGCCTCGGTCCGCTGCTTGAGCGAACATCTCCGCGCCCAGGGATATTTCACGACCAATAACAGCAAAACAGATTATCAGTTCCAGCCTCCGGTGACCGCCTGGGATCAGAACTCCAACCAGGCTCATTGGCGGGGCCGGCGGGAGGGTCAACCCTTCTTCGCGGTCTTCAACTTCACCAACACCCACGAAAGCCAAGCCCGCAACCCAAGTGAAGAAACCCAACGCCTTGTGGCAGCGCTGCCCACCGACAAACGCCACGACCCCGCCAAGGCAATCCTGCCGCCTTACTACCCCGACACGCCGGTGGTTCGCCGCAACTGGGCCAACTACTATGACACCATCACCGCGGTCGAGGCCAAAATCCAGGCGATCCTCGACGAACTCGAAGCCGACGGTCTGACCGAGGAGACCATCATCTGGATTTGGAGCGATCATGGCCGCGGCTTGCCACGGGGCAAACGTTGGTTGTACGACTCCGGCCTCCGAGTGCCGCTGATCGTGATCGTGCCTGAGAAGTGGCGGACTTACGCCTTCGGCGCGCGGGCTGCTCAGCTCGCGCCAGGCACCACCTGCGACGACCTGGTGTCGTTCCTCGACTTCGCGCCCACGATGGTCTCGCTCTGCGGTGGCCCGATGCCCGAGTCGTTCCAGGGACGCGCTTTTCTTGGTCCCCAAGCCACCACGCCGCCCAGAGCGTTCATCTACGCGGCCCGCGACCGTATGGACGAACGCCTCGACATGTCCCGCGCGGTGAGCGACGGACGTTACAAATATATCCGCAACTTTCTCCCCGACGTGCCTCAAGGTCAAATCCTGGGGTACATGGAACTCATGCCGATCATGCGCGAGTGGCGGCGTTTGGGTGCCCAAGGCGGGCTCAATCCGGTTCAAGCCACCTTCCTGACCGCCCCCAAGCCGGTCGAGGAACTCTATGACACTCAAACCGATCCCCATGAGATTCGCAATCTCGCCGCCGACCCTGCCCAACGCCAACGTCGAGAGCAAATGCGAGCCGAATTGAGACGTTGGATGCTGGAAACCCGCGACCTAGGGATCATCCCCGAACCGATCCTCAACGCCCGTCAGCGACCCGGCGACCAGATCGAACCAACCCGACCGCCCCAGTTGATATCGATCATCAAACAGGAGGACGTAAACGCCGGCAAACATCGGCTCACTTATGGCTTGGCTTCGCCCACCGAAGGAGGATCGATCGCTTATCGGGTGGTGGAAACGGTCGGCCATGCCGAAGCCCCAAAGTCGGATGATTGGAGCTTGGCGGTCCGTGACCCCAACCCAATCGTCACCTTCCACGGAGAACACGTTTTCCTGCACCGCGCGACCGTGGAGCCGGGCCAAACCATCGAAGCTAAGGCGATTCGGATCGGCTTCACCGAAAGCCCCGTGGTTCGGTTCGAACCCGACTCGGACCTGGCAACCCAAACTCCGATCCTCCACCCCGACCGTCGGGGTGCCGACGTGGTGACCGCCAACGACGATTTCGAGGGTTGGCTCGACCTGCTCGACCGCCTGACTCTCGCCCCACCGGAGGAGGCCCGCGCCGCCCGCGTCGAGGCGCTTGAAAGCGCCGACCCGGTGCGACGCTGGTGGGCAGCGCGGGCCGAGCGTTTTGAGCCGATCGACGAAGCTTGTGCCGAAGCGCTGATCGCGCGGACGCGACCACTGATCACGCGATTAGAACATGAGCAGGATCTCGCGGTGCGTATCCAACTGGCCTGGTCGCTGGGTCGTTTGAGTGCAGCGCTGCCCGAAGATGGTCCGGAACGCCGGTCGCTAGAGCGTCGGTGCTTCGAGGAACTCAAGGCGATTTTAGACGATCCCGAGGCGTTGGCGAGCCACAAGCATCATGTTCTGTTAGCCTTCGACGATCTTGGCGACCTCGCCCGTCCTTTGATCGGTCGGTTGGAGACAATCTCCCGTGAGGGCACGGAATACCCCAAGCGGGTGGCTCAAAGCCTACTCACGCGGCTCACTGGTGCTACCTTCCCGGACTGA
- a CDS encoding PrkA family serine protein kinase: MPTGAELIASLAARQNLREYRKINWKGTFSEYLDVVIANPKVVRNAYQRVYDMIIEKGVEERIVNKEKQVRYLFFDDPDNNGRDAIFGLDKTLANLVNIFKSAAYGYGTERRVLLLHGPVGSSKSTIARLLKRGLERYSQTDEGALYTYSWIEEGPDGERIEIECPMNQEPLLLIPREHRGEIIDLINRSLPPDHYPITVEGELNPFCRHMFNEKLRKYDGDWSKVLQDVVVRRLILSEQDRVGIGTFQPKDEKNQDATELTGDINYRKIAEYGSESDPRAFNFDGEFNIANRGIIEFIEVLKLDVAFLYDLLGASQEHKIKPKKFAQTDIDEVIIGHTNEPEYKKLQSNEFMEALRDRTVKIDVPYVTRLSDEIRIYEKDYNNDKVRGKRIAPHTLEVAAMWAVLTRLEEPKNAGLTLMQKLKLYNGKTLPGFTEDNIKELREEADREGMQGISPRYVQDKISNALVAHPEVRSVNPFMVLNELEAGLKHHSLINSEETRKHYKQLLTVVKEEYENIVKNEVQRAIAADEEALARLCGNYIDNVKAYTQREKVKNKYTGQTEEPDERLMRSIEEKIDIPESRKDDFRREIMNYIGGLALDGKKFDYKSNERLLKALELKLFQDQKDTIKLTSLVSSVVDKDTQEKIDIVKSRLIRNYGYDEDSATDVLNYVASIFARGDVKRT; the protein is encoded by the coding sequence ATGCCCACGGGCGCGGAATTGATCGCTTCGCTGGCCGCCCGCCAGAACCTGCGGGAATACCGGAAAATTAATTGGAAAGGGACCTTCTCGGAATACCTCGATGTGGTGATCGCCAACCCCAAGGTGGTGCGCAACGCCTACCAACGGGTTTACGACATGATTATCGAGAAAGGGGTCGAGGAACGGATTGTCAATAAGGAAAAACAAGTCCGCTACCTCTTCTTCGACGACCCGGACAACAACGGCCGCGACGCCATCTTCGGCCTGGACAAAACCCTCGCCAACCTCGTCAACATCTTCAAATCCGCCGCCTACGGCTATGGCACCGAGCGGCGGGTTCTGCTGCTCCACGGTCCGGTTGGTTCCTCCAAAAGCACCATCGCCCGGTTGCTCAAGCGCGGCTTGGAACGCTACAGCCAGACCGACGAGGGGGCCCTGTATACCTACTCCTGGATCGAGGAGGGACCCGACGGGGAGCGGATCGAAATCGAATGCCCGATGAATCAGGAGCCTTTGCTGCTGATTCCCCGCGAACATCGCGGTGAGATCATCGACTTGATCAACCGTTCCCTGCCGCCTGATCACTACCCGATCACCGTGGAAGGGGAACTCAACCCCTTCTGCCGCCACATGTTCAACGAGAAACTCCGCAAATATGACGGCGATTGGTCCAAAGTCCTGCAGGATGTGGTGGTCCGCCGCCTCATCCTCTCCGAACAGGACCGGGTCGGTATCGGCACCTTCCAACCCAAGGACGAGAAGAACCAGGACGCCACCGAACTAACCGGCGACATCAACTACCGGAAAATCGCCGAATATGGGAGCGAGTCCGACCCCCGCGCCTTCAACTTCGACGGCGAGTTCAACATCGCCAACCGCGGGATCATCGAGTTCATCGAGGTGCTCAAGCTTGACGTGGCGTTCCTCTACGATCTGCTGGGTGCGAGCCAGGAACATAAGATCAAGCCCAAGAAGTTCGCCCAAACCGATATCGACGAGGTGATCATCGGGCACACCAACGAGCCGGAGTACAAGAAACTCCAATCCAACGAGTTCATGGAGGCGCTGCGAGACCGAACCGTCAAAATCGACGTGCCTTACGTCACCCGCCTCTCCGACGAGATTCGGATTTATGAAAAGGACTACAACAACGACAAGGTCCGTGGCAAGCGCATCGCCCCCCACACCCTGGAGGTCGCGGCGATGTGGGCGGTGTTGACCCGTTTGGAGGAACCCAAGAACGCCGGGCTGACGCTGATGCAGAAGCTCAAGCTCTACAACGGCAAGACCCTGCCCGGGTTCACCGAGGACAACATCAAGGAACTCCGCGAAGAAGCCGACCGGGAAGGAATGCAGGGTATCTCACCCCGCTACGTCCAAGATAAAATTTCCAACGCCCTGGTCGCCCACCCCGAAGTCCGCAGCGTCAACCCGTTTATGGTGCTCAACGAACTGGAGGCCGGTCTCAAACACCACTCGCTCATCAACAGCGAGGAGACTCGCAAGCACTACAAGCAACTCCTCACGGTCGTCAAAGAAGAATACGAGAATATCGTGAAAAACGAGGTCCAACGTGCTATTGCCGCCGACGAGGAAGCCCTGGCCCGCTTGTGCGGCAACTATATCGACAACGTCAAAGCCTACACCCAACGCGAGAAGGTCAAGAACAAGTACACCGGCCAAACCGAAGAACCCGACGAACGGCTGATGCGCTCGATCGAGGAGAAGATCGACATCCCCGAGTCCCGCAAGGACGACTTCCGCCGCGAGATTATGAACTACATCGGCGGCCTGGCCCTGGACGGCAAGAAATTCGACTACAAGTCCAACGAGCGGCTGCTCAAGGCGCTGGAACTCAAATTGTTCCAAGATCAAAAGGACACCATCAAGCTCACCTCGCTGGTCTCCAGCGTGGTGGACAAGGATACCCAGGAGAAGATCGACATCGTCAAGAGTCGTCTGATCCGCAACTACGGCTACGACGAGGATTCGGCCACGGACGTGCTCAACTACGTGGCCAGCATTTTCGCCCGCGGCGACGTGAAGCGCACTTGA
- a CDS encoding DUF444 family protein — MVRKIERDANRFREIVRGKIKTDLRKYITHGEMIGRTGGEYVSIPLPQIEIPEFRYGKRNSGGAGQGPGEVGTPLGPGPQGDQPGAGNTPGHHILEVELTLEELAEILGEGLELPMIQPKGQANIIEEKDRYTGIRQTGPESLRHFKRTYKRALRRQIASNTYDPDDPRVIPIREDKLYRSWNTVKLPQTTAVVFYLMDVSGSMTDDQKEIVRIEAFWIDTWLRSQYDGVVTRYIIHDAVAREVDQHTFYHTRESGGTRISSAYTLANHLIDNEHPPADWNIYVLHFSDGDNWGEDNRHCVRLLREELLPKVNLFGYGQVESPYGSGEFYRELEDAFPDTVNLALSEIRGKDGIYDSIKEFLGRGR, encoded by the coding sequence GTGGTCAGGAAAATCGAGCGTGACGCCAATCGCTTCCGCGAGATCGTCCGCGGCAAAATCAAGACCGACCTCAGAAAATACATCACCCACGGGGAGATGATTGGTCGGACCGGGGGCGAGTATGTCTCGATCCCCTTGCCTCAGATCGAGATTCCGGAGTTTCGTTACGGCAAACGCAACTCGGGCGGGGCGGGTCAGGGTCCCGGCGAAGTCGGCACCCCGCTTGGTCCTGGACCTCAGGGCGATCAACCCGGCGCTGGCAACACGCCTGGGCATCACATCCTCGAAGTCGAACTCACGTTGGAGGAACTGGCCGAGATTCTGGGCGAGGGTCTAGAACTGCCGATGATCCAGCCCAAAGGTCAGGCCAACATCATCGAAGAGAAGGATCGCTACACCGGTATCCGTCAGACTGGCCCCGAATCCCTCCGGCACTTCAAGCGCACCTACAAGCGCGCCTTGCGCCGCCAGATCGCTTCCAACACCTACGACCCAGACGATCCCCGGGTCATCCCCATCCGCGAGGACAAACTCTATCGCTCCTGGAACACCGTCAAGTTGCCCCAGACCACAGCGGTGGTCTTCTATTTGATGGATGTCTCTGGCAGCATGACCGACGACCAAAAGGAGATAGTCCGAATCGAGGCGTTTTGGATCGACACCTGGCTGCGCTCGCAATACGACGGCGTCGTGACCCGCTACATCATCCACGACGCGGTGGCCCGTGAAGTCGATCAACATACCTTCTACCACACCCGCGAAAGCGGCGGTACTCGGATCAGTTCGGCCTACACCCTGGCCAATCACCTCATCGACAATGAACACCCGCCCGCCGATTGGAACATCTACGTCCTCCACTTCTCCGACGGCGACAACTGGGGGGAGGACAACCGCCACTGCGTCCGCCTGCTCCGCGAGGAGCTTTTGCCCAAAGTCAACCTGTTCGGCTACGGCCAGGTCGAAAGCCCCTATGGTTCGGGCGAGTTCTACCGCGAACTCGAAGATGCCTTCCCCGACACCGTCAACCTCGCCCTCTCGGAGATTCGCGGCAAGGACGGGATTTACGACTCCATCAAGGAATTCCTGGGCCGAGGCCGCTGA
- a CDS encoding SpoVR family protein codes for MSLNSDLPAELRALQEEIEGYAREYQLDFYDTIFEMLDYDELSEIAALGGFPTRYPHWRFGMEYEQLSKGYRYGLQKIYEMVINNDPCYAYLLRCNMLVDQKLVMAHVYGHNDFFKNNQWFSQTNRKMMDEMANHGNRIRAHMERFGEETVENFIDSCLSLENLIDIHSPFIKRRPDRPRAPLQIVEPEEEHDKVVPAKLPSRDYMDSFVNPPEVLREQIRRAEDERQKAVPFPERPERDVLLFLLEHAPLKSWQLDVLEIIRDEAYYFAPQGQTKIMNEGWASYWHSTIMTNKALHPSELVDYADHHSGTMATQPGRLNPYKLGIELFRDIEERWNKGQFGPEYEACDDYQTRRDWDRQLGLGRQKIFEVRRTHNDVTFIDTFLTPDFCRRHNLFSFKYNDSTESYEIESREFRLIKERLLFSLTNFGQPFIAVKDGNYRNRGELYLHQEHFGVDLRLDLAQDTLRHLHRLWTRPVHLETVVDGRPTLLTFDGTDHTLRPLGGTSHDPELKESRRRSG; via the coding sequence ATGAGCCTCAATTCCGACCTGCCCGCCGAACTCCGTGCGCTTCAGGAAGAAATCGAAGGCTACGCGCGCGAGTATCAGCTGGATTTCTATGACACCATCTTCGAGATGCTCGACTACGACGAGCTCTCCGAAATCGCCGCCCTGGGCGGGTTTCCCACCCGCTACCCCCACTGGCGGTTCGGCATGGAGTACGAGCAACTCTCCAAAGGCTATCGGTACGGCCTCCAGAAGATTTACGAGATGGTCATCAACAACGACCCGTGTTACGCCTACCTGCTCCGCTGCAACATGCTGGTGGACCAGAAGTTGGTGATGGCCCACGTGTATGGTCACAACGACTTTTTCAAAAATAACCAGTGGTTCAGCCAGACCAACCGCAAAATGATGGACGAGATGGCTAACCACGGTAACCGCATCCGCGCGCACATGGAGCGTTTCGGCGAAGAAACGGTGGAAAACTTCATCGACAGCTGCCTGTCGCTGGAGAACCTGATCGATATTCACTCGCCGTTCATCAAGCGCCGTCCGGATCGCCCGCGCGCTCCTTTGCAGATTGTCGAGCCGGAAGAAGAACACGACAAGGTGGTCCCGGCCAAATTGCCCAGCCGCGACTACATGGATTCGTTCGTCAACCCGCCCGAGGTGTTGCGTGAGCAAATCCGTCGCGCCGAGGACGAACGTCAAAAGGCCGTCCCCTTCCCGGAACGACCCGAACGCGACGTCCTGCTGTTTCTTCTCGAACACGCCCCACTGAAATCCTGGCAACTCGACGTTCTCGAGATCATCCGCGATGAAGCGTACTACTTCGCCCCCCAGGGGCAAACCAAAATCATGAACGAGGGCTGGGCGTCCTACTGGCATTCCACCATCATGACTAACAAAGCCCTCCATCCCTCGGAACTCGTGGACTACGCCGATCATCACTCCGGCACAATGGCCACCCAGCCGGGGCGGCTCAACCCCTACAAACTCGGCATTGAACTGTTCCGCGACATCGAGGAACGCTGGAACAAAGGCCAGTTTGGACCCGAATACGAAGCCTGCGACGATTATCAGACCCGCCGGGATTGGGATCGTCAGCTCGGCCTAGGGCGTCAAAAGATTTTCGAGGTGCGTCGGACCCATAACGACGTCACCTTCATCGACACTTTCCTCACCCCGGACTTTTGCCGACGCCACAACCTGTTCAGCTTCAAGTATAACGACTCGACCGAGTCCTACGAGATTGAAAGCCGCGAGTTTCGGCTCATCAAAGAGCGTCTGCTGTTCTCGCTCACCAACTTCGGGCAGCCGTTCATCGCCGTGAAGGACGGCAACTACCGCAACCGCGGCGAACTTTATCTTCATCAGGAGCATTTCGGGGTCGATCTGCGGCTGGATCTGGCGCAGGACACCTTGCGCCATTTGCATCGTCTTTGGACCCGTCCAGTCCACCTAGAAACCGTGGTGGATGGCCGCCCCACCTTGTTGACCTTCGACGGAACCGATCACACCCTTCGCCCTCTGGGAGGAACGTCTCATGATCCCGAACTCAAAGAATCCCGTCGCCGCTCTGGCTGA
- a CDS encoding ABC transporter permease, giving the protein MSQDPQFDKKTVPTPPVRRRRSPPIWTVARWEFTRFFKLRDQLISLAVMLLMGALGFGFSMAMETDDDKAKLAVIKPDSVPFTLAQSQRVEIVDEDGDERTLLAKVESRDLDGLLVIRGVDDATLFVAKEPVWQPEVMAALAEIKVQTKLAEMEVDPLRLAAATTPPTVVVELVERASLPKSAAEKLVAGGFLFLMFIAVMSGMGTFMLGITGEKESRVTEQVVAAISPQAWIDGKLLGLSGVALAGAGFYLLSALAGLGMFVALGGEVPLPEVVVSPWFALQVGLLALMGVLFWNCFAGMIAATIDDPQTSSRGGLMTIPMICLMVGFVAMARPDHWLIVLLSWFPPTAPATLTARLIVSDPAWWEFPLALLLLVGAVLLIRRIAGKIFALGILMHGKEPSIWEILRWARQA; this is encoded by the coding sequence ATGAGTCAAGATCCACAATTTGATAAGAAGACGGTCCCAACTCCTCCGGTCCGTCGTCGTCGGTCGCCGCCGATTTGGACGGTGGCCCGCTGGGAGTTTACTCGGTTCTTCAAACTGAGGGATCAACTGATTTCGTTGGCGGTGATGCTCCTGATGGGAGCACTCGGTTTTGGGTTCTCGATGGCGATGGAGACCGACGACGACAAGGCCAAGCTCGCAGTGATCAAGCCGGATTCAGTGCCGTTTACGCTGGCCCAGTCACAACGGGTCGAGATTGTGGACGAGGACGGAGATGAACGGACGTTGTTGGCCAAGGTCGAGTCCCGCGATTTGGACGGTCTACTGGTGATTCGCGGGGTGGACGACGCGACGTTGTTCGTCGCCAAGGAACCGGTTTGGCAACCGGAGGTGATGGCGGCCCTCGCGGAGATCAAGGTTCAGACCAAGCTGGCCGAAATGGAGGTTGATCCGTTACGACTGGCCGCCGCGACCACACCGCCGACGGTGGTCGTCGAGCTGGTGGAGCGCGCGTCCTTGCCTAAGTCCGCGGCCGAGAAGCTAGTAGCGGGTGGGTTCCTCTTCCTGATGTTCATCGCGGTGATGAGTGGTATGGGTACATTTATGTTAGGGATCACCGGCGAGAAGGAAAGTCGAGTCACCGAGCAAGTGGTCGCGGCGATTTCGCCCCAGGCGTGGATCGACGGCAAGCTGTTGGGGCTTTCCGGCGTGGCGCTGGCGGGAGCGGGGTTTTATTTGCTCTCGGCATTGGCGGGCTTAGGCATGTTCGTCGCGCTGGGTGGTGAGGTGCCGTTGCCCGAGGTGGTGGTAAGTCCCTGGTTCGCCCTCCAGGTAGGTCTGCTCGCGTTGATGGGCGTGCTGTTCTGGAACTGTTTCGCCGGCATGATCGCCGCTACGATCGACGATCCTCAAACCTCGTCGCGGGGGGGGCTGATGACGATCCCGATGATCTGCCTGATGGTTGGTTTCGTGGCCATGGCTCGCCCCGATCACTGGCTCATCGTCCTTCTGAGTTGGTTTCCCCCCACCGCTCCGGCGACCCTGACTGCGCGGCTGATCGTCTCCGACCCGGCCTGGTGGGAGTTTCCGCTGGCGTTGCTCTTGCTGGTGGGTGCTGTGTTGTTGATCCGTCGCATCGCTGGCAAGATCTTCGCCCTTGGCATTCTGATGCACGGCAAGGAACCCTCAATCTGGGAAATCCTCCGCTGGGCACGTCAGGCGTGA
- a CDS encoding ABC transporter ATP-binding protein, protein MVATDWICDLRDVVKSYATARAVDGVGFQVRRGEIFALLGPNGAGKSTLVRMMMGIIPPDAGTIHYRIDALNSNGDLMAWPTPDQLGYLPEDRGLYRDLNIARTLSYFGQLRGMARIDADRAAEEWLEKIGLADRRKEKLRALSKGNQQKVQFASAVLHRPAFAVLDEPFSGLDPINQELLIDWLRELRDQGTTILLSAHQMNLVEKLADRVFLMSRGREVLSGTLDQVRRRVQGALTLTLTHDDGEAIDWLEQVQGVVEVERRGNSTRLLLGHDTPLSGLLRLIGERLEVRAIKTEQLSLHDLYVQALQTTAPEEAEAALATIAASEGDDSDLED, encoded by the coding sequence ATGGTGGCAACCGACTGGATTTGCGACCTCCGCGACGTGGTGAAAAGCTACGCGACGGCGCGTGCCGTGGATGGTGTGGGGTTTCAAGTACGTCGAGGCGAGATTTTCGCCCTGCTCGGCCCCAACGGCGCGGGGAAATCAACCCTGGTGAGGATGATGATGGGAATCATCCCACCCGACGCGGGGACGATTCATTATCGAATCGACGCCCTCAATTCCAATGGGGATCTCATGGCTTGGCCGACCCCCGACCAACTTGGTTACTTGCCCGAGGATCGCGGGCTCTACCGCGATTTGAACATCGCTCGGACCCTCAGTTACTTCGGCCAGCTACGCGGCATGGCGCGGATCGACGCCGACCGCGCAGCCGAGGAATGGCTGGAGAAGATCGGCCTCGCCGATCGCCGCAAGGAAAAGCTCCGCGCTTTGTCCAAAGGGAACCAGCAAAAGGTGCAATTCGCTTCGGCAGTGCTACACCGCCCAGCATTCGCCGTGCTGGACGAGCCGTTCTCGGGTCTCGATCCGATCAATCAAGAACTGCTGATCGACTGGCTACGCGAACTGCGCGACCAGGGCACGACGATTTTACTCAGCGCGCATCAGATGAATCTGGTCGAAAAGTTAGCAGATCGGGTCTTCTTGATGAGTCGGGGCCGCGAGGTGCTTTCCGGTACGCTCGACCAGGTGCGTCGCCGTGTTCAAGGGGCGTTGACCTTGACGCTGACCCACGACGATGGCGAGGCGATCGACTGGCTGGAGCAAGTCCAGGGAGTCGTCGAGGTCGAACGTCGGGGGAACTCCACCCGTCTTTTACTCGGTCACGACACACCGCTGAGCGGTCTGCTGCGTCTGATTGGCGAGCGTCTCGAGGTGCGGGCGATCAAAACCGAACAACTGAGTTTGCACGATCTTTATGTGCAGGCGTTGCAAACCACCGCGCCCGAGGAAGCCGAGGCGGCGCTGGCGACAATCGCGGCCTCCGAAGGTGACGACTCGGACCTGGAGGACTGA
- the leuD gene encoding 3-isopropylmalate dehydratase small subunit, producing the protein MAIEPCRTHRGRPAVLDWSDVNTDLIIPARYLKRIERTGFGPLLFADKRYRAGMAPEADNPEAVGPAALDPSFPLNQEEAKGCDVLMVGKNFGCGSSREHAVWAVAQDGWKVLLAPGKDEGFADIFERNALNNGLLAFEIDEDAWTRIVAAARRPGGARVEVEVDLEKKLVRLLEDSVVTCESPFDLADSDRHRLIHGLDAIGETLTFEKAITTYEASRPSWATPSV; encoded by the coding sequence ATGGCTATTGAACCTTGTCGAACGCATCGGGGCCGACCAGCGGTGCTGGATTGGTCGGATGTGAACACGGACCTGATTATTCCCGCGCGCTATCTCAAGCGCATCGAACGCACTGGCTTCGGCCCTTTGCTGTTCGCCGACAAGCGCTATCGCGCTGGCATGGCTCCCGAGGCCGACAATCCCGAGGCGGTTGGGCCCGCAGCGCTTGATCCGAGCTTTCCGCTCAACCAGGAGGAGGCCAAGGGGTGCGACGTGCTGATGGTGGGCAAGAACTTCGGCTGTGGTTCCAGCCGTGAACACGCCGTTTGGGCGGTGGCTCAGGATGGCTGGAAAGTGCTCCTCGCGCCGGGCAAGGACGAGGGATTCGCCGACATTTTTGAACGCAACGCGCTGAACAACGGATTGCTCGCGTTCGAGATCGACGAGGACGCCTGGACGCGGATCGTCGCGGCCGCACGCAGACCGGGCGGGGCGAGGGTGGAGGTCGAGGTCGATCTGGAGAAGAAACTCGTCCGACTGCTTGAAGATTCGGTCGTCACGTGCGAATCTCCTTTCGACCTGGCGGACTCGGATCGTCACCGCCTGATCCACGGTCTGGACGCAATCGGTGAGACCTTGACATTTGAAAAGGCCATCACAACTTACGAAGCATCCCGTCCCTCCTGGGCCACACCCAGCGTGTGA